In Microbacterium cremeum, a genomic segment contains:
- a CDS encoding sugar ABC transporter ATP-binding protein yields MSETAHFNDVVLEARNIVKTYGGTRALKGVNFEIRQGTVTTLFGENGAGKSTLMKILSGVEQPTSGEIVLDGEPVVFSSTTEAQARGISIIHQELSLAPNLSVRDNIFMGREITGPFGVDYAEEARQTKVLLQELELPIEPDTLVADLRVGQQQIVEIARALSVNSRILIMDEPTSALAAAEVEVLFGIIRDLLARGVAIVYISHHLEEALELTDHAVVLRDGTMTARGERDEIDLEWIVRNMVGENFDFGSPPTGYDFGDRVLSIRNLTVVDRENPERAIVNGLSLDVRAGEIVCIYGLMGAGRTELLEAIAGKEPVAAGDILLDGDSILSESIAQRIADGIGLVPEDRQRDGLVQTFDVGTNLTLASLDQSLVRGAISRRVEKKRAMDLIRAVTVKTPGPELAIGALSGGNQQKVVIGKIVATNPRVMLLDEPSRGIDVGAKGEVFRLLADRAREGLAVVYSTSEVGECFSIAHRIVVMRRGRISAEFTPDATKDMIMAASGEAVAA; encoded by the coding sequence ATGAGCGAGACCGCCCATTTCAACGACGTCGTCCTCGAGGCGCGGAACATCGTCAAGACGTACGGCGGCACCCGCGCGCTCAAGGGCGTGAACTTCGAGATCCGCCAGGGCACGGTCACGACTCTGTTCGGCGAGAACGGCGCCGGGAAGTCGACGCTCATGAAGATCCTGTCGGGCGTGGAGCAGCCGACATCCGGTGAGATCGTCCTCGACGGCGAGCCGGTCGTCTTCAGCTCGACGACCGAGGCGCAGGCACGGGGCATCTCGATCATCCATCAGGAGCTGAGCCTCGCGCCGAACCTGTCGGTGCGCGACAACATCTTCATGGGTCGTGAGATCACGGGTCCGTTCGGCGTCGACTACGCCGAGGAGGCCCGGCAGACCAAGGTCCTGCTGCAGGAGCTGGAGCTGCCGATCGAACCCGACACGCTCGTGGCCGATCTGCGCGTCGGCCAGCAGCAGATCGTGGAGATCGCCCGGGCGCTGTCCGTCAACTCGCGGATCCTCATCATGGACGAGCCGACGTCGGCTCTCGCCGCGGCCGAGGTCGAGGTGCTGTTCGGCATCATCCGCGATCTCCTCGCCCGCGGTGTCGCGATCGTCTACATCTCGCACCACCTGGAAGAGGCTCTGGAGCTCACCGACCACGCCGTCGTACTGCGGGACGGCACGATGACGGCGCGCGGCGAGCGGGACGAGATCGACCTGGAGTGGATCGTGCGGAACATGGTCGGCGAGAACTTCGACTTCGGGTCGCCGCCGACCGGCTACGACTTCGGCGACAGGGTGCTCAGCATCCGCAATCTCACCGTCGTGGACAGGGAGAACCCGGAGCGCGCGATCGTGAACGGCCTGAGCCTCGACGTCCGCGCCGGCGAGATCGTGTGCATCTACGGCCTCATGGGCGCCGGCCGGACGGAGCTTCTGGAGGCGATCGCCGGCAAGGAGCCGGTCGCCGCCGGAGACATCCTGCTCGACGGCGACTCGATCCTGTCGGAGAGCATCGCGCAGCGGATCGCCGACGGAATCGGCCTGGTCCCGGAGGACCGTCAGCGCGACGGGTTGGTGCAGACCTTCGACGTCGGCACGAACCTCACCCTCGCGAGCCTCGACCAGAGCCTCGTCCGGGGTGCGATCTCGCGACGCGTCGAGAAGAAGCGCGCGATGGACCTGATCCGCGCCGTCACGGTGAAGACGCCGGGTCCGGAACTCGCGATCGGCGCGCTCTCGGGAGGAAACCAGCAGAAGGTCGTGATCGGCAAGATCGTCGCGACGAACCCGCGCGTCATGCTGCTGGACGAGCCGAGCCGGGGCATCGACGTCGGCGCCAAGGGTGAGGTGTTCCGCCTGCTCGCCGACCGCGCCCGCGAGGGCCTCGCGGTCGTCTACTCCACGTCCGAAGTGGGCGAGTGCTTCAGCATCGCCCACCGCATCGTCGTGATGCGCCGCGGCCGGATCTCGGCCGAGTTCACGCCGGACGCCACCAAAGACATGATCATGGCCGCTTCCGGCGAAGCCGTGGCCGCCTGA
- a CDS encoding ABC transporter permease, whose protein sequence is MTTTTTTIIENKKRFSIAKLLLEGRAFLALILIIVVFSLLSPNYLTVDNLLIMASHVAIYALLGMGMLMVILNGGIDLSVGSTLGFSAVIAGFLLQGVPINIFGITLFPSVPVVVLLSCGVGALVGLVNGILVSKFKVAPFVATLGMLYVVRGLALLMTNGLTINDLAGEPELGNTGFAWLGFNRILNIPIGVIIMGVVAVILGYVLGRTKFGRWLYASGGNERAAELSGVPVKKVKVYVYVISGVCAAIAGLILASTLTSASPTAGNTYELTAIAAVVIGGAALSGGRGNIRGTLLGAFVIGFLSDGLVIVGVSAYWQMVFMGAVIVVAVLLNTLQYGRRRRPAATTTPSAPASPTPVAQGSSTSGQGA, encoded by the coding sequence ATGACGACGACGACAACCACCATCATCGAGAACAAGAAGAGGTTCTCGATCGCGAAGCTCCTGCTGGAGGGACGGGCGTTCCTCGCGCTCATCCTCATCATCGTGGTGTTCTCGCTCCTGTCGCCGAACTACCTCACGGTCGACAACCTCCTGATCATGGCCTCGCACGTGGCCATCTACGCCCTGCTCGGCATGGGCATGCTCATGGTGATCCTCAACGGCGGGATCGACCTGTCGGTGGGTTCGACGCTCGGCTTCTCCGCCGTCATCGCCGGCTTCCTGCTGCAAGGCGTGCCCATCAACATCTTCGGCATCACGCTCTTCCCGAGCGTGCCGGTCGTCGTGCTGCTGTCGTGCGGCGTGGGCGCGCTCGTGGGGCTCGTGAACGGCATCCTGGTGTCGAAGTTCAAGGTCGCCCCCTTCGTCGCGACGCTCGGGATGCTGTACGTCGTGCGCGGCCTCGCGCTGCTCATGACCAACGGCCTGACGATCAACGATCTCGCGGGCGAGCCCGAGCTCGGCAACACCGGGTTCGCGTGGCTCGGCTTCAACCGCATCCTCAACATCCCGATCGGCGTCATCATCATGGGCGTCGTCGCCGTCATCCTCGGCTACGTCCTGGGCAGGACCAAGTTCGGCCGGTGGCTGTACGCGTCGGGCGGCAACGAGCGCGCGGCCGAGCTGTCTGGCGTGCCGGTCAAGAAGGTCAAGGTCTACGTCTACGTGATCTCGGGCGTGTGCGCCGCGATCGCGGGCCTGATCCTGGCATCGACGCTCACCAGCGCCAGCCCCACCGCGGGCAACACCTACGAGCTGACCGCCATCGCCGCAGTGGTCATCGGCGGTGCCGCGCTCAGCGGCGGACGCGGCAACATCCGCGGCACGCTCCTGGGGGCGTTCGTCATCGGCTTCCTCTCCGACGGACTGGTCATCGTCGGCGTATCGGCCTACTGGCAGATGGTCTTCATGGGCGCCGTGATCGTCGTGGCGGTCCTGCTCAACACCCTCCAGTACGGACGCCGTCGTCGCCCCGCCGCGACGACCACTCCGTCCGCCCCCGCGTCGCCCACCCCGGTGGCGCAGGGATCCTCCACGTCGGGACAGGGCGCCTAG
- a CDS encoding D-ribose ABC transporter substrate-binding protein: MLRNKALAALAAAGALVLGLTACSSGNTAGSDETSGGSGEAGGLITIIVNDPANPYWKTEGDIAAATAEELGYETTVGAHKGDANTENTLIDTAISNKSVAIILDPANADGSIAAVKKADAAGIPVFLVNAEINESGIAKAQLVSNNAQGAALGAQEWVRLMGEAGDYVELFGAPSDNNAQTRSNGYTTVISQYPELVQVGKEVADWDRTKGHDKMQSLLQANSAINGVIAGNDEMALGAIAALKEAGRLQDIVVGGFDGSPDAVDAIVAGELAYTVLQPVATFSEEAVRLADEFIRTGEAPETEKQSFDCILITTDNVGSMTAPFTFEG, from the coding sequence ATGCTGCGCAACAAGGCGCTTGCCGCCCTCGCTGCCGCGGGCGCGCTGGTTCTGGGTCTGACGGCCTGCTCCAGCGGGAACACCGCCGGCTCGGACGAGACCTCGGGAGGATCGGGTGAGGCCGGCGGCCTCATCACGATCATCGTCAACGACCCGGCCAACCCCTACTGGAAGACCGAGGGCGACATCGCCGCGGCCACCGCCGAGGAGCTCGGCTACGAGACCACGGTGGGCGCCCACAAGGGCGACGCCAACACCGAGAACACGCTGATCGACACGGCGATCTCGAACAAGTCGGTGGCCATCATCCTCGACCCGGCGAACGCCGACGGTTCGATCGCCGCGGTGAAGAAGGCCGATGCCGCCGGCATCCCGGTCTTCCTCGTCAACGCGGAGATCAACGAGTCGGGCATCGCCAAGGCGCAGCTCGTCTCGAACAACGCCCAGGGCGCCGCCCTCGGTGCGCAGGAATGGGTGCGGCTGATGGGAGAGGCGGGCGACTACGTCGAGCTCTTCGGCGCACCTTCCGACAACAACGCCCAGACCCGCTCGAACGGCTACACCACCGTGATCAGCCAGTACCCCGAGCTCGTCCAGGTCGGCAAGGAGGTCGCCGACTGGGATCGCACGAAGGGTCACGACAAGATGCAGTCCCTGCTGCAGGCGAACTCCGCCATCAACGGCGTGATCGCCGGCAACGACGAGATGGCCCTCGGTGCGATCGCCGCGCTGAAGGAGGCCGGCCGACTGCAGGACATCGTCGTCGGCGGCTTCGACGGCTCCCCGGACGCGGTCGACGCGATCGTGGCCGGAGAACTGGCCTACACGGTGCTTCAGCCGGTCGCCACGTTCTCGGAGGAGGCCGTCCGCCTCGCCGACGAGTTCATCCGCACGGGTGAGGCACCCGAGACCGAGAAGCAGTCCTTCGACTGCATCCTCATCACCACGGACAACGTCGGCAGCATGACGGCTCCCTTCACCTTCGAGGGCTGA
- a CDS encoding dihydroxyacetone kinase family protein, which yields MSYVLNDPADFADESTMGFVAAHRDLVRRVPGGVARATATPAGQVAVVIGGGSGHYPAFAGLVGPGLAHAAAMGNVFASPSAQQIYSVAKSVATEAGVLLSYGNYAGDVLNFDQAQERLNAEGIPCRTVRVTDDIYSASPEERDKRRGIAGDLAVFRAAAWAAEQGFDLDRVHEVAARANDRTRSFGVAFTGCTLPGASEPLFTVPPGQMAVGMGIHGEPGIGIRPLPTASELGRLFVEALLQERPDDIPSADGARVAAIVNGLGSVKSEELFVVYGTVAAQLESAGIVVVQPEVGEYATSFEMAGVSLTLLWLDDELEAAWAAPTYTPAYRKGSRDVTGAAAGETATDAAADVPAASDESVAAGRSVQAVVEAIRDIVDREVDELGRLDSIAGDGDHGIGMQRGARAAADEAARAVGLGAGAGTVLALAGDAWALKAGGTSGALWGAGLRAAGERIGDDRAPDATAVAEAVEAARAKVQELGKAQVGDKTLVDALVPFEESLRRRVSSDEALPDAWKAAAADATAAADATAALLPRMGRARPHMEKSLGTPDPGAISFALAMTAAAAVLAND from the coding sequence ATGAGCTACGTTCTGAACGATCCGGCCGATTTCGCCGACGAGTCCACCATGGGATTCGTCGCCGCGCACCGCGACCTCGTGCGGCGGGTTCCCGGCGGCGTCGCCCGGGCCACGGCGACACCCGCCGGACAGGTCGCCGTCGTCATCGGCGGCGGGTCCGGGCACTATCCGGCATTCGCGGGCCTCGTGGGGCCGGGCCTGGCCCATGCCGCCGCGATGGGGAACGTCTTCGCCTCGCCCAGCGCGCAGCAGATCTACAGCGTCGCCAAGTCCGTCGCGACCGAGGCCGGAGTACTCCTCAGCTATGGAAACTACGCCGGCGACGTGCTCAACTTCGACCAGGCACAGGAGCGGCTCAACGCCGAGGGCATCCCGTGCCGCACAGTCCGCGTCACCGACGACATCTACAGCGCCTCCCCCGAGGAGCGCGACAAGCGCCGCGGGATCGCGGGCGATCTCGCCGTGTTCCGCGCTGCCGCGTGGGCCGCGGAGCAGGGGTTCGACCTCGACCGCGTGCACGAGGTGGCCGCCCGTGCCAACGACCGCACCCGCTCCTTCGGCGTGGCCTTCACCGGCTGCACCCTCCCTGGTGCGAGCGAGCCGCTGTTCACCGTGCCGCCCGGTCAGATGGCGGTCGGCATGGGCATCCACGGCGAGCCGGGGATCGGCATCCGTCCCCTTCCCACCGCTTCGGAGCTGGGACGGCTCTTCGTCGAGGCGCTGCTGCAGGAGCGGCCGGACGACATCCCCTCGGCGGACGGTGCGCGCGTCGCCGCGATCGTCAACGGCCTCGGGTCGGTCAAGTCCGAAGAGCTCTTCGTCGTCTACGGGACCGTGGCCGCGCAACTCGAGAGCGCAGGCATCGTCGTCGTCCAGCCAGAGGTCGGCGAGTACGCGACGAGCTTCGAGATGGCCGGCGTCTCGCTGACGCTGCTGTGGCTGGACGACGAGCTCGAGGCGGCGTGGGCGGCTCCGACGTACACCCCGGCCTACCGCAAGGGCTCGCGCGACGTCACGGGCGCGGCTGCCGGCGAGACGGCGACGGATGCCGCCGCCGACGTCCCCGCCGCGAGCGACGAGTCGGTCGCCGCGGGTCGCAGTGTGCAGGCCGTCGTCGAGGCGATCCGCGACATCGTCGACCGGGAGGTCGATGAGCTCGGTCGTCTGGACTCCATCGCGGGCGACGGCGATCACGGCATCGGCATGCAGCGCGGCGCGCGGGCGGCCGCGGACGAGGCTGCGCGCGCCGTCGGCCTCGGCGCGGGCGCCGGCACGGTGCTCGCGCTGGCCGGCGACGCGTGGGCGCTGAAGGCCGGCGGCACCTCCGGCGCCCTGTGGGGTGCGGGTCTTCGCGCCGCCGGCGAGCGCATCGGCGACGACCGCGCGCCGGACGCGACCGCAGTCGCCGAAGCGGTCGAGGCGGCCCGCGCGAAGGTGCAGGAACTCGGCAAGGCGCAGGTCGGCGACAAGACGCTCGTCGACGCGCTCGTGCCGTTCGAAGAATCGCTGCGGCGGCGGGTGTCCTCCGACGAAGCGCTGCCCGACGCCTGGAAGGCGGCAGCGGCCGACGCCACCGCGGCGGCGGACGCGACCGCAGCTCTGCTGCCGCGGATGGGACGCGCCCGTCCGCACATGGAGAAGAGCCTCGGAACCCCCGACCCGGGAGCGATCTCCTTCGCTCTTGCGATGACCGCGGCCGCCGCGGTCTTGGCCAACGACTAG
- a CDS encoding ribose-5-phosphate isomerase has translation MSRQWRIVVGSDDAGYQYKEALKADLENDPRVSEVIDVGVGADGHTAYPRVAIAAAEKVRDGDADRALLVCGTGLGVAIAANKVPGVRAVTAHDSFSVERSVLSNNAQVLTFGQRVVGLELARRLAKEWLGYEFDQGSPSAEKVAVLTDYEQTGSCG, from the coding sequence ATGAGCCGTCAGTGGAGGATCGTCGTCGGCAGCGACGACGCCGGATACCAGTACAAGGAAGCCCTCAAGGCCGACCTCGAGAACGACCCACGGGTGTCGGAGGTCATCGACGTCGGGGTCGGCGCCGACGGTCACACGGCATACCCGCGTGTCGCCATCGCCGCGGCGGAGAAGGTCCGCGACGGCGACGCGGACCGGGCGCTGCTGGTCTGCGGCACCGGCCTGGGCGTGGCGATCGCCGCGAACAAGGTGCCCGGGGTCCGCGCGGTGACCGCGCACGACAGCTTCAGCGTCGAGCGCAGCGTGCTGAGCAACAACGCACAGGTCCTCACGTTCGGCCAGCGCGTGGTGGGCCTCGAGCTGGCCCGTCGCCTGGCGAAGGAGTGGCTGGGATACGAGTTCGACCAGGGCTCGCCGTCAGCGGAGAAGGTCGCCGTGCTGACGGATTACGAGCAGACCGGCAGTTGTGGCTGA
- a CDS encoding triose-phosphate isomerase family protein, which yields MADGTDARSAPQPVTLGVSLKLYLDVATTVGWARKVATIARGHTAVRGGAVRLFVMPSLPALAGVREATAGTSVEVGAQNLHWEDRGPYTGEVSGTDLRTIGCTLVEVGHAERRELFGEDDDTVRRKLAAAVRNGLTPVLCVGENDPIPAADAASRCLDELESALAGLDGMRIDDLIVAYEPVWAIGRPAPAPTDHIRAVAAALRDRLAADDRVTASSVIYGGSAQRGMLSELGGAIDGLFLGRFAHDTPSLARIIDEAASLR from the coding sequence GTGGCTGACGGCACCGACGCGCGCTCAGCACCTCAGCCGGTCACGCTCGGCGTCAGCCTCAAGCTCTACCTCGATGTCGCCACGACCGTCGGCTGGGCGCGAAAGGTCGCGACGATCGCCCGCGGCCACACCGCGGTTCGCGGCGGCGCGGTGCGGCTGTTCGTGATGCCGTCGCTTCCCGCCCTCGCCGGCGTGAGGGAGGCGACGGCCGGCACGTCCGTCGAGGTCGGGGCCCAGAACCTGCATTGGGAGGACCGGGGGCCGTACACCGGCGAGGTGAGCGGCACGGACCTCCGAACGATCGGATGCACCCTCGTGGAGGTCGGCCACGCCGAGCGCCGCGAGCTCTTCGGCGAGGACGACGATACGGTGCGGCGCAAGCTCGCCGCTGCGGTCCGAAACGGGCTGACCCCCGTGCTGTGCGTCGGCGAGAACGATCCGATACCCGCGGCCGACGCGGCCTCCCGCTGCCTGGACGAACTGGAGTCTGCCCTCGCCGGCCTGGACGGGATGCGCATCGACGACCTCATCGTGGCTTACGAGCCGGTGTGGGCGATCGGCCGGCCTGCGCCGGCGCCGACCGATCACATCCGGGCTGTGGCCGCCGCATTGCGCGATCGCCTCGCGGCGGACGATCGCGTCACGGCGTCCTCGGTAATCTACGGGGGAAGCGCTCAGCGAGGGATGCTGAGCGAGCTGGGTGGCGCGATCGACGGGCTGTTCCTCGGCCGGTTCGCACACGACACCCCGAGCCTCGCACGCATCATCGACGAGGCGGCGTCGCTTCGGTAG
- a CDS encoding DeoR/GlpR family DNA-binding transcription regulator, protein MTSQAVPPTDASNGSRQNRQAARQRAITEAVMSAGAVRIDELAERFGISQMTVHRDLDELEARGLLRKSRGVATALSTALVESSDVYRASRELPEKEAIAHAALEFIEPGQAIILDDSTTALHLVPHLHTKKPLTVITNTLTIMNELKSANGITLLGLGGQYYNWCSAYMGRMTTTAISALRADLLVMSTSAISDDIAFHQTLETVDVKRAMFDAAGKRILLADHTKFSKRALHAMLPLAAFDAVIVDYATDRGHVARLRKAGVNVVVAKRSGQTR, encoded by the coding sequence ATGACTTCGCAGGCGGTGCCCCCCACCGACGCGTCCAACGGATCGCGGCAGAACCGGCAGGCCGCTCGCCAGCGTGCCATCACCGAGGCCGTCATGTCGGCCGGCGCCGTGCGGATCGACGAGCTCGCCGAGCGCTTCGGGATCAGCCAGATGACGGTCCACCGCGACCTCGACGAGCTCGAGGCGCGCGGCCTGCTCCGCAAGAGCCGGGGCGTCGCCACCGCCCTCTCGACCGCGCTCGTGGAATCCAGCGACGTCTACCGCGCGAGCCGCGAGCTGCCGGAGAAGGAGGCGATCGCGCACGCGGCGCTGGAGTTCATCGAGCCGGGACAGGCCATCATCCTCGACGACTCGACGACGGCGCTGCACCTCGTGCCGCATCTGCACACCAAGAAGCCGCTCACCGTCATCACCAACACGCTGACGATCATGAACGAGCTCAAGTCGGCCAACGGCATCACGCTGCTCGGGCTCGGAGGGCAGTACTACAACTGGTGCAGCGCCTACATGGGGCGGATGACGACGACCGCCATCTCGGCGTTGCGCGCGGATCTGCTGGTGATGTCGACATCCGCGATCTCGGACGACATCGCATTCCACCAGACGCTCGAGACGGTCGACGTGAAGCGGGCGATGTTCGACGCGGCCGGCAAGCGCATCCTCCTCGCCGACCACACCAAGTTCTCCAAGCGGGCCCTGCACGCGATGCTGCCTCTCGCCGCATTCGACGCGGTCATCGTCGACTACGCGACCGACCGCGGTCACGTCGCGCGGCTGCGGAAGGCGGGCGTGAACGTCGTCGTCGCCAAGCGCTCGGGCCAGACGCGATGA
- a CDS encoding PfkB family carbohydrate kinase has translation MTVRAAADGPPLVVVGAINVDLTARVPRAPARGETVSGGILSRQPGGKGANQAAAAAKLGARVRLIGAVGADDAGDEMRRHLAAAGVDVAGVQRTAEATGTALIVVDDSGENSIVVCPGANTAIDAQRIPDVSRAAALAQLEVDLTVVERVAFGTDGFFALNVSPVRPLPDALLQRVDLFIVNEHEYAQLPELRARPLVAVTLGAAGAILLRDGVEIARAKAPATSVVSSVGAGDAFAAALTVAILRGQDVHTALAAACAVGAAAVADPQSQPDLDPLEAYLPVARPGR, from the coding sequence ATGACCGTTCGGGCTGCGGCGGACGGACCACCGCTGGTGGTCGTCGGCGCGATCAACGTCGACCTCACCGCGCGTGTGCCGCGCGCCCCCGCACGCGGTGAGACGGTGAGCGGCGGCATCCTTTCCCGGCAGCCAGGCGGGAAGGGCGCCAATCAGGCCGCAGCCGCCGCGAAGCTCGGGGCGCGCGTGCGCCTGATCGGGGCCGTCGGGGCCGATGACGCGGGCGACGAGATGCGCCGGCACCTGGCCGCCGCGGGGGTCGATGTCGCCGGGGTCCAGCGGACCGCGGAGGCGACAGGAACTGCGCTCATCGTCGTCGACGACTCGGGCGAGAACTCGATCGTGGTCTGCCCCGGCGCCAACACCGCGATCGACGCGCAGCGGATCCCGGACGTGTCGCGCGCCGCGGCGCTGGCCCAGCTCGAGGTCGACCTCACCGTCGTCGAGCGAGTCGCGTTCGGCACGGACGGCTTCTTCGCCCTCAACGTCTCGCCCGTCCGGCCGCTGCCGGATGCCCTGCTCCAGCGCGTCGACCTCTTCATCGTGAACGAGCACGAGTACGCGCAGCTCCCAGAGCTCCGCGCGCGGCCGCTCGTCGCCGTGACGCTCGGGGCGGCGGGTGCGATCCTGCTCCGCGACGGGGTCGAGATCGCGCGCGCCAAGGCGCCCGCCACCTCGGTGGTCAGCTCGGTGGGCGCCGGCGACGCCTTCGCCGCCGCGCTCACGGTCGCCATTCTCCGCGGGCAGGACGTGCACACGGCACTCGCCGCAGCGTGCGCCGTCGGTGCGGCCGCCGTCGCCGACCCGCAGTCTCAGCCCGATCTGGACCCGCTCGAGGCGTATCTCCCCGTAGCCCGACCGGGGCGCTGA
- a CDS encoding FadR/GntR family transcriptional regulator, giving the protein MPDQLEALVARLRELATLDEDTGRRRLPPERVLGESLGMSRGALREQLAVLERLGFIDRTQGRGTYLATPSYDFVRTYFRISRDLGYLTDAEFSESRLLLEEALSEAAARRATPEQVAQLRADVDRMVASQESGDFDDAREADIAFHWRLQHIVDNPVLRFLHEGLSHVLRDDIAARRQEVAEGTREHDDRTDSVHYEIVDAIAAGDPVGARLAMRRHFGGVALGMRAG; this is encoded by the coding sequence GTGCCTGATCAGCTGGAGGCGCTCGTGGCGCGCCTGCGCGAGCTCGCGACGCTCGACGAAGATACGGGGAGACGACGACTGCCGCCGGAGCGCGTGCTCGGCGAGTCGCTCGGGATGAGCCGGGGCGCGCTGCGCGAACAGCTCGCGGTGCTCGAACGACTGGGGTTCATCGACCGCACGCAGGGCCGCGGGACGTACCTCGCCACTCCGTCGTACGACTTCGTCCGCACGTACTTCCGCATCTCACGCGATCTCGGGTACCTGACGGACGCCGAGTTCTCGGAGTCGCGCCTGCTGCTCGAGGAGGCGCTGTCCGAGGCAGCCGCCCGGCGGGCGACTCCGGAACAGGTCGCGCAACTGCGCGCCGACGTCGACCGGATGGTGGCCTCGCAGGAGTCCGGGGACTTCGACGACGCCCGCGAGGCCGACATCGCGTTCCACTGGCGGCTGCAGCACATCGTCGACAACCCGGTGCTGCGGTTCCTCCACGAGGGCCTCAGCCATGTGCTGCGCGACGACATCGCCGCGCGGCGCCAGGAGGTCGCCGAAGGCACGCGCGAACACGACGACCGCACCGACAGCGTGCACTACGAGATCGTGGACGCGATCGCCGCCGGCGACCCCGTCGGAGCACGCCTCGCGATGCGGCGCCACTTCGGCGGGGTCGCGCTGGGAATGCGAGCAGGCTGA
- a CDS encoding molybdopterin-dependent oxidoreductase produces MAAHPEDRAPAPLTWVAGAAAVVLGAGVGELVAGIVAPASSPVAAIGSALIDIAPTWAKDAAIALFGTADKIALVVGIAVVMLAAAALAGWLQARFPPWGLVVAAGLGAVGGVVAATRPGAGPLAWAPAIVAGVVAATALWLLTRLLRAPTPRFESHTVPPQAAIHDDARDSNDAAAPAGARPSRRAFFAWAGTAAAAGILTAAIGSVRSTASATVAAIRRGLRLPAAAVAASAVPEGAELGIPGLARVVTANDRFYRIDTALIVPEVDPGEWRLRVHGMVAEEFELTWDELMTLPLEESWTTLACVSNEVGGTLIGNARWLGYPVRRLLERARPTADADMVLSRSVDGFTASTPLEAMTDGRNAVLAVGMNDEPLPIEHGFPARLVVPGLYGYVSATKWVESLEVTRFDRARAYWTDRGWSERGPIKLQSRIDVPRKGQGLRAGDAVIAGVAWHQGVGIAGVEVQVDEGPWQQAALATAISDDTWVQWSIPWTATEGDHLLRCRATGKDGQRQTPDRAAPAPDGATGWHERFVQVF; encoded by the coding sequence ATGGCGGCCCATCCGGAGGATCGCGCCCCCGCCCCCCTGACGTGGGTGGCGGGAGCAGCCGCAGTCGTTCTCGGCGCCGGGGTGGGCGAGCTCGTCGCCGGCATCGTCGCCCCGGCATCGAGCCCCGTCGCCGCGATCGGGTCGGCGCTGATCGACATCGCGCCCACGTGGGCGAAGGATGCCGCGATCGCGCTCTTCGGCACCGCCGACAAGATCGCGCTCGTGGTCGGCATCGCCGTCGTGATGCTCGCCGCGGCGGCGCTCGCAGGGTGGCTGCAGGCGCGGTTCCCGCCGTGGGGTCTCGTGGTCGCGGCAGGCCTCGGCGCGGTCGGCGGGGTCGTCGCCGCCACGCGCCCGGGGGCGGGACCGCTGGCATGGGCGCCCGCGATCGTCGCAGGCGTCGTCGCCGCGACCGCGCTGTGGCTGCTGACGCGGCTGCTGCGGGCCCCGACCCCTCGGTTCGAGTCGCACACCGTGCCGCCCCAGGCGGCGATCCACGACGACGCGCGCGACTCGAACGACGCCGCGGCTCCGGCAGGCGCGCGCCCGAGCCGCCGCGCGTTCTTCGCGTGGGCGGGCACCGCGGCGGCGGCTGGCATCCTCACGGCGGCGATCGGCAGCGTCCGCAGCACGGCCTCGGCCACCGTCGCCGCGATCCGCCGCGGCCTGCGCCTGCCGGCGGCGGCGGTCGCGGCATCCGCGGTTCCCGAAGGGGCGGAGCTCGGCATCCCCGGGCTCGCCCGCGTGGTCACCGCGAACGACCGGTTCTATCGCATCGACACCGCCCTCATCGTGCCCGAGGTCGACCCCGGCGAATGGCGCCTGCGCGTGCACGGCATGGTCGCCGAGGAGTTCGAGCTCACGTGGGACGAGCTCATGACGCTGCCGCTCGAAGAGAGCTGGACGACGCTCGCGTGCGTTTCGAACGAGGTCGGCGGCACGCTGATCGGCAACGCGAGGTGGCTCGGCTACCCAGTGCGCCGCCTGCTGGAGCGGGCGCGGCCGACGGCCGACGCCGACATGGTGCTGTCGCGATCGGTCGACGGCTTCACGGCGTCCACCCCTCTCGAGGCGATGACCGACGGGCGCAATGCGGTCCTCGCGGTGGGGATGAACGACGAGCCGCTGCCGATCGAGCACGGCTTTCCGGCGCGGCTGGTCGTGCCGGGCCTGTACGGCTACGTGTCGGCGACCAAGTGGGTGGAGAGCCTCGAGGTCACCCGGTTCGATCGCGCCCGCGCGTACTGGACCGACCGCGGCTGGTCGGAGCGCGGGCCGATCAAGCTGCAGTCCCGCATCGACGTGCCGCGCAAAGGCCAGGGGCTTCGTGCGGGGGATGCCGTCATCGCCGGTGTCGCGTGGCATCAGGGCGTCGGCATCGCCGGGGTCGAGGTGCAGGTCGACGAGGGCCCCTGGCAGCAGGCGGCGCTCGCGACCGCGATCTCGGACGACACGTGGGTGCAGTGGAGCATTCCCTGGACGGCGACCGAGGGCGACCATCTGCTGCGCTGCCGGGCGACGGGCAAGGACGGGCAGCGGCAGACGCCCGATCGCGCGGCTCCCGCGCCCGACGGCGCGACCGGCTGGCACGAGAGATTCGTGCAGGTGTTCTGA